One stretch of Microbacterium terrae DNA includes these proteins:
- the dapE gene encoding succinyl-diaminopimelate desuccinylase, translated as MPVLDLSASSLDITRTICDIPSVSGDEVTLADAIHEAIADLPHLQIHRDGDTIVARTDLGRAQRVAIAGHIDTVPINANLPTRDIEIDGVPHLWGRGTVDMKAGVAVQLKLAAELADPRVDITWMWYDHEEVDADLNGLTRLARTRPDLFAADFAILGEPSNGAVEGGCNGNLRAIARTHGVRAHSARAWIGENAIHRAAPILTRLAEYRPREIEVEGLAYREGLNAVRIGGGVAGNVIPDLCEVEVNYRFAPSRSAAEAEQHVRDVLEGFDVEIVDLAAGARPGLDAPLAQEFLAAVGAEPRPKYGWTDVARFSAMGVPAVNYGPGDPHLAHHDEERVPVEQIASVEAGLRTWLAKR; from the coding sequence ATGCCGGTGCTCGATCTGTCAGCCTCCTCTCTCGACATCACGCGCACGATCTGCGACATCCCGAGTGTGTCAGGCGATGAGGTCACCCTCGCCGACGCCATCCACGAGGCGATCGCCGACCTGCCGCATCTGCAGATCCACCGCGACGGCGACACGATCGTCGCGCGCACCGACCTCGGGCGGGCGCAGCGCGTGGCGATCGCGGGGCACATCGACACCGTGCCGATCAACGCGAACCTCCCCACACGCGACATCGAGATCGACGGCGTGCCGCATCTCTGGGGGCGTGGGACCGTCGACATGAAGGCGGGCGTCGCGGTTCAGCTCAAGCTGGCCGCGGAGCTCGCCGACCCCCGCGTCGACATCACGTGGATGTGGTACGACCACGAAGAGGTCGACGCCGACCTCAACGGACTGACCCGCCTCGCGCGCACGCGCCCCGACCTGTTCGCAGCCGACTTCGCGATCCTGGGTGAGCCGTCGAACGGCGCCGTCGAGGGCGGCTGCAACGGCAACCTGCGCGCAATCGCCCGCACCCACGGCGTCCGGGCGCACAGCGCCCGCGCATGGATCGGCGAGAACGCCATCCACCGTGCGGCGCCCATCCTCACCCGCCTCGCCGAATACCGCCCGCGCGAGATCGAGGTCGAGGGTCTGGCATACCGCGAGGGACTCAACGCCGTGCGCATCGGCGGGGGCGTGGCAGGCAACGTCATCCCCGACCTGTGCGAGGTCGAGGTGAACTACCGCTTCGCTCCGAGTCGCAGCGCCGCCGAGGCGGAGCAGCACGTCCGCGACGTCCTGGAGGGCTTCGACGTCGAGATCGTCGATCTCGCCGCGGGTGCACGCCCCGGGCTCGACGCGCCGCTCGCGCAGGAGTTCCTCGCGGCGGTCGGCGCCGAGCCGCGCCCGAAGTACGGCTGGACCGATGTCGCGCGGTTCAGTGCGATGGGCGTCCCCGCCGTGAACTACGGCCCCGGCGACCCCCACCTCGCCCACCACGACGAGGAGCGGGTGCCGGTGGAGCAGATCGCCTCGGTCGAGGCCGGTCTGCGGACGTGGCTGGCGAAGCGCTGA
- a CDS encoding DUF3117 domain-containing protein encodes MAAMKPRTGDGPMEAVKEGRLIIVRVPLEGGGRLVVSVNDAEAKELYDVLGGVVNAA; translated from the coding sequence ATGGCAGCCATGAAGCCGCGAACCGGAGACGGGCCGATGGAGGCGGTGAAGGAGGGTCGCCTCATCATCGTGCGCGTGCCGCTTGAGGGCGGTGGGCGCCTCGTCGTGTCGGTGAACGACGCTGAGGCCAAGGAGCTCTACGACGTCCTGGGCGGCGTCGTCAACGCAGCCTAG
- a CDS encoding O-methyltransferase yields MAEQSANQRFADEATVEPEHISRARAHALELGAAPISATIGAQCAVLAAASQALNIVEIGTGAGVSGLWLLHGAPRATLTTIDKEPEHLGAARQAFAEAKIPPARARFITGRAADVLPRMNEASYDIVLVDADPEGVIEYVEHGLRLVRSGGTVLVPRVMAGGAVADPVKRDAVTTAYRSLIQETQGSPAVIGALSIVGEGLLQLTTVPERD; encoded by the coding sequence ATGGCAGAGCAGAGCGCGAACCAGCGGTTCGCCGACGAGGCCACGGTCGAACCCGAGCACATCTCGCGCGCCCGCGCGCATGCGCTGGAGCTCGGCGCGGCACCCATCAGCGCGACGATCGGCGCGCAGTGCGCGGTGCTGGCGGCGGCCTCGCAGGCGCTCAACATCGTCGAGATCGGCACGGGCGCCGGCGTATCGGGCCTGTGGCTGCTCCACGGCGCGCCCCGCGCGACCCTCACCACGATCGACAAGGAGCCGGAGCACTTGGGCGCAGCGCGTCAGGCGTTCGCCGAGGCGAAGATCCCGCCCGCACGTGCCCGGTTCATCACCGGCCGCGCGGCCGACGTGCTCCCGCGCATGAACGAGGCGTCATACGACATCGTCCTCGTCGACGCAGACCCGGAGGGCGTCATCGAGTACGTCGAGCACGGCCTGCGTCTGGTGCGCTCGGGCGGCACGGTCCTCGTCCCGCGCGTCATGGCCGGTGGCGCGGTCGCCGACCCCGTCAAGCGCGACGCCGTCACGACCGCATACCGCTCCCTCATCCAGGAGACGCAGGGCTCCCCCGCCGTCATCGGCGCGCTGTCCATCGTCGGCGAGGGCCTGCTCCAGCTCACCACGGTCCCCGAGCGCGACTGA
- a CDS encoding Sec-independent protein translocase family protein, whose amino-acid sequence MFFGLTIEKLLLIGVIAAFVIGPERLPRYAESLANFTRRARDWVSSARTRVRDEMGEDFDDVDWKTLDPRQYDPRRIIREALLDDAPGVASVPAVAAPAPITPPVASAPAREPFRAGERPPFDAEAT is encoded by the coding sequence ATGTTCTTCGGCCTCACGATCGAGAAGCTGCTGCTGATCGGCGTCATCGCAGCCTTCGTCATCGGCCCGGAGCGTCTTCCCCGCTACGCGGAGTCGCTGGCGAACTTCACCCGACGTGCCCGTGACTGGGTCAGCTCCGCGAGGACGCGGGTGCGCGACGAGATGGGCGAGGACTTCGACGACGTCGACTGGAAGACCCTCGACCCCCGTCAGTATGACCCGCGGCGCATCATCCGCGAGGCGCTGCTCGATGATGCGCCGGGGGTGGCATCCGTCCCTGCGGTCGCCGCGCCGGCGCCGATCACCCCGCCCGTCGCCTCCGCGCCCGCGCGGGAGCCGTTCCGGGCCGGCGAGCGTCCGCCGTTCGACGCCGAAGCGACCTGA
- a CDS encoding Mrp/NBP35 family ATP-binding protein, producing MSTPSVDDVRRAVAAVTDPELRRPIGDLDMVRRIDLDGAVARVGIVLTIAGCPAAERISSDVRAAAASVPGVDDVELEVGVMTPEERRALTEKLRDGRAPREMPFGPDSLTRIIAVTSGKGGVGKSTLTANLAVALAERGLAVGLIDADVHGFSIPGLLGLVSPDGSVPQPTRIDDLMLPPVAHGVKVISIGMFLRRSESDGPLGAVAWRGPMLHRTVQQFLTDVHFGDLDVLLLDMPPGTGDVAISVGQLLPHAEVLVVTTPQSAASDVAVRSAVVARQTGQRVIGVIENMAAMTLPDGSTLDLFGAGGGAEVAESLSAGGESVPLLGSVPLSPALRAGGDAGAPVVVGAPTDAAAEEIRRIAASLATSRRGLAGRSLPLRLQ from the coding sequence ATGAGCACGCCGTCCGTCGACGACGTCCGGCGTGCCGTCGCCGCGGTGACCGACCCGGAGCTGCGCCGCCCGATCGGCGATCTCGACATGGTGCGCAGGATCGACCTCGACGGCGCGGTGGCCCGCGTCGGGATCGTGCTCACGATCGCGGGATGCCCGGCGGCGGAGCGCATCAGCAGCGACGTCCGCGCGGCCGCGGCATCCGTCCCCGGCGTCGACGACGTCGAGCTCGAGGTCGGCGTCATGACACCCGAGGAGCGGCGTGCCCTCACGGAGAAGCTGCGCGACGGTCGCGCGCCCCGCGAGATGCCGTTCGGTCCCGACTCCCTCACGCGCATCATCGCCGTGACCAGCGGCAAGGGCGGCGTCGGCAAGTCGACCCTCACCGCCAATCTCGCCGTCGCGCTGGCCGAGCGCGGCCTCGCCGTCGGGCTCATCGACGCCGACGTGCACGGGTTCTCGATCCCGGGGCTCCTCGGACTGGTCTCCCCCGACGGGTCGGTGCCGCAGCCGACACGCATCGACGACCTCATGCTGCCGCCGGTCGCGCACGGCGTGAAAGTGATCTCGATCGGCATGTTCCTCCGGCGCTCCGAGAGCGACGGGCCCCTCGGCGCCGTCGCCTGGCGTGGGCCGATGCTGCACCGCACCGTGCAGCAGTTCCTCACCGACGTGCACTTCGGCGACCTCGACGTGCTGCTGCTCGACATGCCGCCGGGCACCGGCGACGTCGCGATCTCGGTCGGTCAGCTGCTCCCCCACGCCGAGGTCCTCGTCGTGACCACGCCGCAGTCCGCGGCGTCCGACGTCGCTGTGCGCAGCGCCGTGGTGGCGCGGCAGACCGGTCAGCGTGTCATCGGCGTCATCGAGAACATGGCCGCGATGACGCTCCCCGACGGATCGACGCTCGACCTGTTCGGCGCCGGCGGCGGCGCGGAGGTGGCCGAGTCGCTGTCGGCCGGTGGCGAATCGGTGCCCCTTCTCGGCTCCGTCCCGCTGAGCCCGGCGCTGCGAGCCGGTGGCGACGCGGGTGCCCCCGTGGTCGTGGGTGCGCCGACGGATGCCGCGGCGGAGGAGATCCGCCGCATCGCGGCATCCCTCGCCACGTCTCGCCGCGGACTCGCCGGGCGATCGCTCCCCCTGCGTCTGCAGTGA
- a CDS encoding DUF1003 domain-containing protein — protein sequence MAKASRRPALDAPRGRGGMLSRPPAPSRDRFGRFTEWVARAMGTPAFLLGLTLFCVAWIAWNTLMPEQYRFDSAANGFTALTLMLSLQASYAAPLILLAQNRQDDRDRVQIEQDRQRAERNLADTEYLAREIVALRMALTDLTGEVLTRDVLRTELRATLDRLDSAEAGEGSR from the coding sequence ATGGCGAAGGCGTCGCGCCGGCCCGCCCTCGACGCCCCCCGCGGGCGCGGTGGCATGCTGTCGCGCCCGCCGGCACCCTCGCGCGATCGGTTCGGCCGATTCACCGAGTGGGTTGCGCGCGCCATGGGCACGCCGGCGTTCCTCCTCGGCCTCACCCTCTTCTGCGTCGCGTGGATCGCGTGGAACACGCTCATGCCCGAGCAGTACCGGTTCGACTCCGCCGCGAACGGCTTCACCGCGCTCACGCTCATGCTGTCGCTGCAGGCCTCGTATGCCGCGCCCCTCATCCTCCTCGCGCAGAACCGCCAGGACGACCGCGACCGCGTGCAGATCGAGCAGGACCGCCAGCGCGCGGAGCGCAACCTGGCCGACACCGAATACCTGGCGCGCGAGATCGTGGCCCTGCGGATGGCGCTCACCGACCTGACCGGAGAGGTCCTCACCCGCGACGTGCTGCGCACCGAGCTGCGCGCCACCCTCGATCGCCTCGATTCGGCCGAGGCGGGCGAGGGCTCGCGATGA
- a CDS encoding magnesium transporter MgtE N-terminal domain-containing protein: MSTQRVFVARLSGCSVFDPSGDRLGKVRDVVVVYRKDDPPRVVGLVVEIPGRRHVFLSIGRVTSIATGQVITTGLINVRRFQQRGGEVRVMAEMLGRRVFLADGSGEGVIEDVAIERSRLGEWDVGQLFLRRPRTSAAPFAKGPTTFAAWRDVRESQSPGEAQSAEQLVATYSDLKAADLANTLLDLPEERLIEVVEELPDERLADALEEMPEDEQVHILEALGDERAADILDAMEPDDAADLLGQLPEARSEELLDLMEPEEAEDVRALLKYGPDTAGGLMTSEPIVLSADATVAEALALIRRHELHPALAAAVFITLPPYETPTGRLLGTVHFQRMLRYPPHERLGAIIDDAIDAVPAQATAAEVARMLASYNLVSVPVIDQAHRLVGAVSVDDVLDYLLPDDWRSHDEDQPNTPIGATR, encoded by the coding sequence GTGAGCACGCAGAGGGTATTCGTCGCGCGCCTGTCAGGGTGCTCGGTCTTCGACCCTTCCGGCGACCGTCTCGGCAAGGTCCGCGACGTCGTCGTCGTCTATCGAAAAGACGATCCGCCGCGCGTCGTGGGACTCGTGGTCGAGATCCCGGGCCGTCGGCACGTGTTCCTCTCGATCGGCCGCGTGACCTCGATCGCGACGGGCCAGGTCATCACGACCGGACTCATCAACGTGCGCCGATTCCAGCAGCGCGGCGGCGAGGTGCGGGTCATGGCCGAGATGCTCGGCCGCCGCGTGTTCCTCGCCGACGGCTCGGGCGAGGGCGTCATCGAGGACGTCGCCATCGAGCGCAGCCGGCTCGGCGAGTGGGATGTCGGCCAGCTGTTCCTGCGCCGTCCCCGCACCAGCGCCGCGCCGTTCGCGAAGGGGCCGACCACGTTCGCCGCCTGGCGCGACGTCCGCGAATCGCAGAGCCCGGGAGAAGCGCAGTCCGCCGAGCAGCTCGTGGCCACCTACTCCGACCTCAAGGCCGCCGACCTGGCGAACACGCTCCTCGATCTCCCCGAGGAGCGGCTCATCGAGGTGGTCGAGGAGCTCCCCGACGAGCGACTCGCCGATGCCCTCGAAGAGATGCCCGAAGACGAGCAGGTGCACATCCTCGAGGCCCTCGGCGACGAGCGCGCCGCCGACATCCTCGATGCGATGGAGCCCGACGACGCCGCCGACCTCCTGGGTCAGCTGCCCGAGGCGCGGTCGGAGGAGCTCCTCGACCTCATGGAGCCCGAAGAGGCCGAAGACGTGCGCGCGCTCCTCAAGTACGGACCCGACACCGCCGGCGGACTCATGACGAGCGAGCCGATCGTCCTCTCCGCCGACGCCACCGTCGCAGAGGCCCTGGCTCTCATCCGCCGCCATGAGCTGCACCCCGCCCTCGCCGCGGCAGTGTTCATCACCCTGCCGCCGTACGAGACGCCCACGGGGCGCCTCCTCGGGACCGTCCACTTCCAGCGGATGCTGCGCTACCCGCCGCACGAGCGCCTCGGCGCGATCATCGACGACGCCATCGACGCGGTGCCCGCACAGGCGACCGCCGCAGAGGTGGCGCGCATGCTCGCGAGCTACAACCTCGTCTCGGTGCCGGTGATCGACCAGGCGCACCGCCTCGTCGGCGCGGTCAGCGTCGACGACGTGCTCGACTACCTGCTGCCCGACGACTGGCGCTCGCACGACGAGGACCAGCCGAACACGCCGATCGGAGCCACCCGATGA
- a CDS encoding general stress protein, which produces MSMIGGRPASGSTEVGETVAQFPTYEGAQKAVSSLIAGEVPARDIAIVGSGLRSIERITGRLGYASAARSGAVNGLLLGLLFSAIIVIGSPDVPIQAFVGVLFVGIAIGMLLSIVTYSFVRRRRDFASVVQVVADHYEVTVAAGSIHKARGVLGGGTAPAPASAPLAAPAATPAPGPAAPADEEPPRYGERVAPDSAATGSESTGSANTGSAPTDSTPSATDDGADDAHDAPSPDRAAAEDSGDRPA; this is translated from the coding sequence ATGAGCATGATCGGAGGGCGCCCGGCATCGGGCTCGACCGAGGTCGGCGAGACCGTGGCGCAGTTCCCCACGTACGAGGGTGCGCAGAAGGCCGTCTCATCGCTGATCGCCGGTGAGGTGCCCGCCCGCGACATCGCGATCGTCGGCTCGGGACTGCGCTCCATCGAGAGGATCACCGGCCGGCTCGGCTATGCCTCCGCTGCGCGCTCGGGTGCGGTCAACGGACTCCTGCTCGGCCTGCTCTTCTCGGCGATCATCGTGATCGGGTCGCCCGATGTGCCCATCCAGGCCTTCGTCGGGGTGCTGTTCGTGGGGATCGCGATCGGGATGCTGCTGAGCATCGTCACCTACTCGTTCGTCCGGCGCCGCCGCGATTTCGCGTCGGTGGTGCAGGTCGTGGCGGATCATTACGAGGTGACCGTCGCGGCCGGCAGCATCCACAAGGCCCGCGGCGTGCTCGGCGGCGGCACGGCGCCGGCCCCTGCCTCGGCCCCGCTGGCCGCACCCGCCGCGACGCCCGCCCCCGGCCCGGCCGCGCCGGCGGACGAGGAGCCGCCGCGCTATGGGGAGCGCGTGGCGCCCGACAGCGCTGCGACGGGCTCGGAGAGCACGGGGTCGGCGAACACCGGCTCGGCGCCCACGGACTCAACGCCCTCCGCCACCGATGACGGCGCTGACGATGCGCACGACGCCCCGTCGCCCGACCGGGCGGCTGCGGAGGACTCCGGTGACCGACCGGCCTGA
- a CDS encoding alpha/beta hydrolase family protein: MTDRPDAGLALRIPVELPSGATTVSGVLEAADEPWAALAVTHGAGTRFDHPGVTGFAGALARLGVTTLRFNLPYAEAGRRMPGPASHAIAGWTGALAALAEAAPGLALWASGRSYGGRMASMAAAEGAIAPAGLVYLGYPLHPPGRPDKPRVEHLPQVNAPQLFVSGTKDPFVDPHEQLEAAVASCRDAELLWIEGAGHSFDVAGRRRPAAETAADLAVPVVEFLRRQG; the protein is encoded by the coding sequence GTGACCGACCGGCCTGACGCCGGCCTCGCGCTGCGCATCCCGGTCGAGCTGCCGTCGGGGGCGACCACCGTCTCGGGGGTGCTCGAGGCAGCCGATGAGCCGTGGGCGGCGCTCGCCGTGACCCACGGCGCCGGCACCCGCTTCGACCACCCGGGCGTGACCGGCTTCGCCGGTGCGCTGGCGCGGCTCGGGGTGACGACCCTGCGGTTCAACCTGCCGTACGCCGAGGCGGGGCGACGGATGCCGGGGCCGGCGTCGCACGCCATCGCCGGCTGGACCGGCGCTCTCGCCGCGCTCGCCGAGGCGGCGCCCGGGCTCGCGCTCTGGGCCTCCGGTCGCTCGTACGGCGGTCGCATGGCCTCGATGGCCGCTGCCGAGGGAGCGATCGCTCCCGCCGGGCTCGTGTACCTCGGCTATCCGCTCCACCCGCCGGGACGACCCGACAAGCCGCGCGTCGAGCACCTTCCGCAGGTGAACGCGCCGCAGCTGTTCGTGTCGGGCACGAAGGATCCGTTCGTCGATCCGCACGAGCAGCTCGAAGCGGCGGTCGCCTCGTGCCGCGACGCGGAACTCCTCTGGATCGAGGGCGCCGGCCACTCCTTCGACGTGGCCGGGCGTCGCCGGCCCGCCGCAGAGACCGCCGCCGACCTCGCCGTGCCGGTCGTGGAGTTCCTGCGCCGCCAGGGCTGA
- a CDS encoding radical SAM protein — protein sequence MTTPFRGRTLGDGQPLRGDRIHRYVTAYCPKCHDPDADLASVRRLSGMLMVRDGRVWLERGCPDHGLVRTLYDEDPEILRYLEQWQAPTKQHVPDRPDNYRQIPEAYAYGLPAMQTQHTCILLEDVTEHCNLRCPTCFTASGPQLTGVAPLETVLANVDARLARENGRLDVLMLSGGEPTLYPQLEELLAELVERPVVRIMLNTNGMLIASDDRMVELLARHRDRLEVYLQYDGPSAEASVHHRGGDLTRFKDAAIERLSKAEIFTTLTMTAALGVNDHEIGDVVMRALETPFVSGIALQPVFGSGRGNPIDPMDRLTHTGVLARLGPQTGGVVNWHDLTALPCSHPHCASVGYLLKDDSGVWRSLVALVGHDELLQWLEIDPDGLANRVADRSIPLQLRELVKTSFLDLLSEQASPADSRTAALWQNVCQQCDLGISTLATLAASRLPGQRDRMRRLMGERVKRITIKPFQDISNMLEERLVQCCVHVGTIGDDGGQQCAPFCAVQAWGPLARQRVSTASHARASSGAPTVVASADQLLASVRRTP from the coding sequence ATGACGACCCCGTTCCGCGGCCGTACGCTCGGCGACGGTCAGCCGCTGCGCGGCGACCGCATCCACCGGTACGTGACCGCGTACTGCCCGAAGTGTCATGATCCCGATGCCGACCTCGCGTCGGTCCGGCGGCTGTCGGGCATGCTCATGGTGCGTGACGGGCGGGTGTGGCTCGAGCGCGGATGCCCCGACCACGGCCTCGTGCGAACGCTCTACGACGAGGACCCCGAGATCCTCCGCTACCTCGAGCAGTGGCAGGCGCCGACGAAGCAGCACGTGCCCGACCGCCCCGACAACTACCGGCAGATCCCCGAGGCTTACGCGTACGGACTGCCGGCGATGCAGACGCAGCACACCTGCATCCTCCTCGAAGACGTCACGGAGCACTGCAACCTGCGCTGCCCGACGTGCTTCACGGCGTCGGGGCCGCAGCTCACCGGCGTCGCGCCGCTCGAGACCGTGCTCGCGAATGTCGACGCGCGGCTGGCGCGCGAGAACGGCCGCCTCGACGTGCTCATGCTCTCCGGCGGCGAACCGACGCTGTACCCGCAGCTCGAGGAGCTCCTCGCCGAGCTGGTCGAGCGCCCGGTCGTGCGCATCATGCTCAACACGAACGGGATGCTGATCGCGAGCGACGACCGCATGGTCGAACTCCTCGCCCGCCACCGCGACCGGCTCGAGGTCTACCTGCAGTACGACGGGCCGTCTGCCGAGGCATCCGTCCACCACCGCGGCGGCGATCTCACCCGGTTCAAGGACGCGGCGATCGAGCGTCTGTCGAAGGCGGAGATCTTCACGACCCTCACGATGACCGCGGCCCTCGGGGTCAACGACCACGAGATCGGCGACGTGGTGATGCGCGCCCTCGAAACGCCGTTCGTCAGTGGGATCGCCCTGCAGCCGGTGTTCGGCTCGGGGCGCGGCAACCCCATCGACCCGATGGACAGGCTCACCCACACCGGCGTGCTCGCCCGGCTCGGTCCGCAGACCGGCGGCGTGGTGAACTGGCACGATCTCACCGCGCTGCCCTGCTCGCACCCGCACTGCGCCTCGGTCGGCTACCTGCTCAAGGACGACTCGGGCGTCTGGCGATCGCTCGTCGCCCTCGTCGGGCACGACGAGCTGCTGCAGTGGCTCGAGATCGACCCCGACGGCCTCGCGAACCGGGTCGCCGACCGGTCGATCCCGCTGCAGCTGCGCGAGCTGGTCAAGACGTCGTTCCTCGACCTGCTGAGCGAGCAGGCGTCGCCGGCGGACTCGCGCACGGCGGCGCTCTGGCAGAACGTCTGCCAGCAGTGCGACCTCGGCATCAGCACCCTCGCGACCCTGGCGGCCAGCCGGCTCCCCGGGCAGCGCGACCGGATGCGTCGCCTCATGGGCGAGCGGGTCAAGCGGATCACGATCAAGCCGTTCCAGGACATCTCGAACATGCTCGAGGAGCGCCTGGTGCAGTGCTGCGTGCACGTGGGCACGATCGGCGACGACGGCGGGCAGCAGTGCGCCCCGTTCTGCGCCGTGCAGGCCTGGGGGCCGCTCGCACGCCAGCGGGTGAGCACGGCGTCGCACGCCCGGGCCTCGTCGGGTGCGCCGACGGTCGTCGCCAGCGCCGACCAGCTGCTCGCATCGGTGCGGAGAACGCCGTGA
- a CDS encoding prolipoprotein diacylglyceryl transferase — protein MIGLPAAGDGVVHAVFVALGIAAGIAVFAWEVRRRGLHDDRLWIIAGTCLAFGAIGSRVGTWWQQVDPSANDTLAQWWMDGNRSVLAGLVGAWIGVHVGKLITRYSPSTGDLFAPAVALAIGIGRIGCLLTELPGHPTGGDWGIILTPEHAAALGGPAGVGLHPTYLYEALFQIAAFAVLWRMRDRMRRPGELFVAYVAAYALFRFLVEFARANEQVWLGLTRPQWFLLVMLPLLAWRVVRIARPLPAASPVPSPLGGRDD, from the coding sequence ATGATCGGCCTTCCGGCCGCCGGCGACGGCGTCGTGCACGCGGTCTTCGTCGCGCTCGGGATCGCGGCCGGGATCGCCGTCTTCGCGTGGGAGGTGCGCCGCCGGGGCCTCCACGACGATCGGCTGTGGATCATCGCGGGCACCTGCCTCGCCTTCGGCGCGATCGGATCGCGCGTGGGCACCTGGTGGCAGCAGGTCGACCCGAGCGCGAACGATACCCTCGCCCAGTGGTGGATGGACGGCAACCGCAGTGTGCTGGCCGGACTGGTCGGCGCATGGATCGGCGTGCACGTCGGCAAGCTCATCACCCGCTACTCCCCCTCGACCGGAGACCTGTTCGCGCCCGCCGTCGCCCTCGCGATCGGCATCGGCCGCATCGGGTGCCTCCTCACCGAGCTGCCCGGACACCCGACGGGCGGCGACTGGGGCATCATCCTCACACCCGAGCACGCCGCCGCGCTCGGCGGACCAGCCGGCGTGGGTCTTCATCCCACATACCTCTACGAGGCGCTGTTCCAGATCGCCGCGTTCGCCGTGCTCTGGCGCATGCGCGACCGGATGCGCCGGCCCGGCGAGCTGTTCGTCGCCTACGTCGCCGCCTACGCCCTGTTCCGGTTCCTCGTCGAGTTCGCGCGCGCGAACGAGCAGGTCTGGCTCGGGCTCACGCGTCCGCAGTGGTTCCTCCTCGTCATGCTGCCGCTGCTCGCCTGGCGCGTGGTGCGCATCGCCCGGCCGCTGCCGGCGGCATCCCCCGTCCCATCCCCCCTCGGAGGTCGCGATGACTGA